The genomic stretch AAGATGACGGGACGTCGGTCGCCGGCATCAAATTTCCTGGTTGAAGGCGCCGATCTCGGGATAGGCGGCCAGGCGCGGCTTGATCTCCTTGCGGAACAGGTCGCGCATGTCGTCCTCGGAGCGCATGCTCTCGACCACCACCACCAGTTCGGGCTTGTTCGACGAGGCGCGGACCAGGACCCAGGAGCCGTCTTCCAGGTGCACCCGCACCCCGTTGACAGTGATGGCCTCGAGGATTTTTCGGCCCAGGATCTCGCCGCCGGCCTCGGCCAGGTCGGAGTATTCCTTCACGATCCGCTCCAGCACTTCGTACTTCAGCTCATCGTCGCAATGGGGCGACATGGTCAGGCTGGTCCAGGCGTCCGGCAGGGCGGCCTTCAGTTCGCTGAGCTTTTTGCCGGGATTGCGGTCCAGCATGGCCAGGACCGCCCCGGCGGCGACCAGGCCGTCGTCGTACCCATGACCCAGGTCGCCGGCCATGAAGAAATGGCCCGACTTCTCGAACCCGGCCAGGGCGCCCAGTTCGGCAGTCTTGCGCTTGATGTAGGAATGGCCGGTCTTCCAGTAGACCACCTCGGCGCCATTGGCCTTGAGGATCTCGTCGGTCTTGTAGAGGCCGGTCGATTTCACATCGACCACGAAGGTGCTGTCCGGATAGACCTTGGACAGGTCGCGGGCCAGCATCAGGCCGATCTTGTCGGCGAAAATTTCCGCGCCCGTGTCGTCCACCACGCCGCAGCGGTCGCCGTCGCCGTCGAAGCCCAGGGCCAGGTCGGCGCCGGTCTCGCGAACACGCTGAGCCATCTGCACCAGCATGGCGTGGTCTTCCGG from Brevundimonas sp. SL130 encodes the following:
- a CDS encoding phosphomannomutase/phosphoglucomutase yields the protein MLKPRQDLKPNTAAYETQALVKPTGFREYDARWILEKEINLLGIQALGLGLATYVHEIGVAPKIVTGHDFRSYSLSVKQALILGLLEGGMEVLDVGLALSPMAYFGQFELDAPCVAMVTASHNENGWTGVKMGANKPLTFGPEEMGRLKQIVLNGEGLARPGGKLVRVEDFRETYVADVASKVQIKRPLKVVCACGNGTAGAFAPDALRRMGVEVIEMDTDLDYNFPKYNPNPEDHAMLVQMAQRVRETGADLALGFDGDGDRCGVVDDTGAEIFADKIGLMLARDLSKVYPDSTFVVDVKSTGLYKTDEILKANGAEVVYWKTGHSYIKRKTAELGALAGFEKSGHFFMAGDLGHGYDDGLVAAGAVLAMLDRNPGKKLSELKAALPDAWTSLTMSPHCDDELKYEVLERIVKEYSDLAEAGGEILGRKILEAITVNGVRVHLEDGSWVLVRASSNKPELVVVVESMRSEDDMRDLFRKEIKPRLAAYPEIGAFNQEI